One window of the Fusobacterium animalis 7_1 genome contains the following:
- the thyA gene encoding thymidylate synthase yields MEAKFDKIYKNIVDTIAEKGIWSKGNVRTKYADGTAAHYKSYIGYQFRLDNSDDEAHLITSRFAPSKAPIRELYWIWILQSNDVDVLDKLGCKFWDEWKMQDGTIGKAYGYQIAQETFGQKSQLHYVINELKNNPNSRRIMTEIWIPNELSEMALTPCVHLTQWSVIGNKLYLEVRQRSCDVALGLVANVFQYSVLHKLVALECGLEPAEIIWNIHNMHIYDRHYDKLIEQVNRETFEPAKIKINNFKSIFDFKPDDIEIINYRYGEKVSYEVAI; encoded by the coding sequence ATGGAAGCTAAATTTGATAAAATATATAAAAATATAGTTGATACAATAGCAGAAAAAGGAATTTGGAGTAAAGGAAATGTCAGAACAAAGTATGCAGATGGTACAGCTGCACATTATAAAAGTTATATAGGTTATCAATTTAGACTTGACAACTCAGATGATGAAGCACACCTAATAACTTCAAGGTTCGCACCAAGTAAAGCACCAATAAGAGAACTATATTGGATATGGATATTACAATCAAATGATGTAGATGTTTTAGATAAATTAGGTTGTAAATTTTGGGACGAATGGAAAATGCAAGATGGTACTATCGGTAAGGCTTATGGTTATCAAATAGCTCAAGAAACTTTTGGACAAAAATCTCAACTTCATTATGTTATAAATGAACTTAAAAATAATCCTAATAGCAGAAGAATTATGACAGAAATTTGGATACCTAATGAGCTTTCAGAAATGGCATTGACACCTTGTGTACATTTAACACAGTGGTCAGTAATTGGGAATAAATTATATTTAGAAGTTAGACAAAGAAGTTGTGATGTAGCCCTAGGTTTAGTTGCTAATGTGTTTCAATATTCAGTTTTACATAAATTAGTAGCACTTGAATGTGGACTTGAACCAGCAGAAATAATCTGGAATATTCATAATATGCACATCTATGATAGACATTATGATAAATTGATAGAGCAAGTTAATAGAGAAACATTTGAGCCTGCAAAAATAAAAATAAATAATTTTAAATCAATATTTGATTTTAAACCTGATGATATAGAAATAATTAATTATAGGTATGGAGAAAAAGTTAGCTATGAGGTGGCTATTTAA
- the trkA gene encoding Trk system potassium transporter TrkA: MKIVIVGAGKVGELLCRDLSLEGNDIILIEQDAKILEKILANNDIMGFVGSGVSYDAQMEAEVPKADVFIAVTEKDEINIISSVIAKKLGAKYTIARVRSTDYSSQLNFMTESLGIDLVINPELEAAKNIKQNIDFPEALNVENFLDGRLKLVEFRIDRGSPLDNISLFDFKQKHFPNLLVCIIKRGEKVIIPSGNSHIRANDRIYITGSNNEIIKFQDALGKDRRKIKSAFIIGAGIITHYLAQELLKDKITVKIVEMNPEKANKFSEYLPNATIINADGSNEEVLKEENFQNYDSCISITGIDEINMFISIYAKKIGIKKIITKLNKLSFVDILGENSFQSIITPKKIVADNIVRVVRSIANKKKNLIENFYRLENNTVEAIEILVNSDSRINNIPLKDLKIKKNLIIAYIVRNNVAIFPKGTDVIKEGDRVIIITTESFFDDINNIIEE; this comes from the coding sequence ATGAAAATAGTAATTGTAGGGGCAGGAAAAGTTGGAGAGCTTCTTTGTCGTGATTTATCATTAGAGGGAAATGATATAATTCTTATAGAACAAGATGCAAAAATACTTGAAAAAATTTTAGCCAATAATGATATTATGGGATTTGTTGGAAGTGGAGTGAGCTATGATGCACAAATGGAAGCAGAAGTCCCAAAGGCTGATGTGTTTATAGCTGTTACTGAAAAAGATGAAATAAACATAATATCATCAGTTATAGCTAAAAAATTAGGAGCAAAATATACTATTGCCAGAGTTAGAAGTACAGATTATTCATCACAACTTAATTTTATGACTGAGTCTTTGGGAATAGATTTGGTTATAAATCCAGAATTAGAAGCAGCAAAAAATATAAAACAGAATATAGATTTTCCAGAAGCATTAAATGTTGAAAATTTTTTAGACGGAAGATTAAAACTTGTTGAATTTAGGATAGATAGAGGTTCTCCTTTGGATAATATTTCTCTTTTTGACTTTAAACAAAAACATTTTCCTAATTTATTAGTATGTATAATAAAAAGAGGGGAAAAGGTGATAATTCCATCAGGGAATAGTCATATCAGAGCAAATGATAGAATTTATATAACTGGAAGTAACAATGAAATTATAAAATTTCAAGATGCATTAGGAAAAGATAGAAGAAAAATAAAATCAGCTTTTATAATTGGAGCAGGAATAATTACCCATTATTTAGCACAAGAACTTTTAAAAGATAAGATAACTGTAAAAATAGTTGAAATGAATCCTGAAAAGGCTAATAAATTTAGTGAATATTTACCGAATGCAACAATTATTAATGCAGATGGAAGTAATGAAGAAGTGTTAAAAGAAGAAAATTTCCAAAACTATGACTCCTGCATATCTATAACAGGTATAGATGAAATTAATATGTTTATTTCAATTTATGCTAAAAAAATAGGAATAAAAAAGATTATTACTAAGTTAAATAAACTGTCTTTTGTTGATATATTGGGAGAAAATAGTTTTCAATCCATAATAACTCCTAAAAAAATAGTGGCAGATAATATAGTTAGAGTTGTTCGTTCTATTGCAAATAAAAAGAAAAATTTAATAGAAAATTTTTACAGACTTGAAAATAATACAGTTGAAGCAATAGAAATTTTGGTAAATTCTGATAGTAGGATAAATAATATTCCTTTAAAGGATTTGAAAATTAAGAAAAACTTGATTATAGCATATATAGTTAGAAATAATGTTGCTATTTTCCCAAAAGGTACTGATGTTATAAAAGAGGGAGATAGAGTAATAATAATTACAACAGAAAGTTTCTTTGATGATATTAATAATAT
- a CDS encoding putative quinol monooxygenase, with protein MFKKLLLVLGILTSVSMYAVPTLNVYDFEVKKDKEASYKSVTEDYVNKTMSTEQGILGIFATTDERDKTTSYIVEIYNDYLAFSNHTKNQASKNFKSVISQIAEGNLNSTEIDVQIAKDKKIEQNDNTFAVYTVIDVKPENNKEFTEIIKNIAETTFNEEGTLLIYLGTDRRNPSKWCLFEVYKDIDSYLNHRSAKYFKDYITQTKDMIVDKKRAELQVLKLENKGSLDYKKLY; from the coding sequence ATGTTTAAAAAATTACTATTAGTTTTGGGAATACTTACATCAGTTAGTATGTATGCAGTACCAACATTAAATGTTTATGATTTTGAAGTAAAAAAGGATAAAGAGGCTTCATATAAAAGTGTAACAGAAGATTATGTCAACAAAACTATGTCAACTGAACAAGGAATTTTAGGAATTTTTGCAACAACAGATGAAAGAGACAAAACAACTTCATATATAGTTGAAATATACAATGATTATCTAGCTTTTTCTAATCATACTAAAAATCAAGCTAGTAAAAATTTTAAGTCTGTAATCTCTCAAATTGCAGAGGGAAATTTAAACAGTACAGAAATAGATGTACAAATAGCAAAAGACAAAAAAATAGAGCAAAATGATAATACTTTTGCAGTATATACAGTAATTGATGTTAAGCCTGAAAATAATAAAGAATTTACTGAAATTATTAAAAATATAGCAGAAACTACTTTTAATGAAGAAGGGACTTTACTTATTTATTTAGGAACTGATAGAAGAAATCCAAGTAAATGGTGTCTTTTTGAAGTTTATAAAGATATTGATTCATATTTAAATCATAGAAGTGCTAAATATTTTAAAGACTATATAACACAAACAAAAGATATGATAGTTGATAAAAAGAGAGCTGAATTACAAGTTTTAAAATTAGAAAATAAAGGTAGTTTAGATTACAAAAAATTATATTAA
- a CDS encoding ABC transporter ATP-binding protein — protein MLEIKNISKAYNRQGKDFFAVKDVNLNILDGDFVHIIGRSGSGKSTLLNIVAGLLSADKGTLLLDGTNYLELNDEEKSKFRNKNIGFIPQSPALLGYLNILENIRLPYDMYEKEGDSEGKARYFLNELGLEHLAKSYPKELSGGEIRRIIIARALMTDPKILIADEPTSDLDIEATKEVMDLLKKINEKGTTVLIVTHELDTLKYGKKVYTMSEGVLTEGRNL, from the coding sequence ATGTTAGAAATAAAAAATATATCTAAGGCTTATAATAGACAAGGGAAAGATTTTTTTGCAGTTAAAGATGTAAACTTAAATATTTTAGATGGAGATTTTGTTCATATAATAGGAAGAAGTGGAAGTGGAAAATCAACTCTATTAAATATAGTTGCTGGACTTTTATCAGCAGATAAGGGAACTTTATTGTTAGATGGAACTAATTATTTAGAATTAAATGATGAAGAAAAATCAAAATTTAGAAATAAGAATATTGGTTTTATTCCTCAATCACCAGCACTTTTAGGATATTTGAATATTTTAGAAAATATTAGACTTCCTTATGATATGTATGAAAAAGAAGGAGATTCAGAGGGAAAAGCTAGATATTTTTTAAATGAGTTAGGGCTTGAACATTTAGCAAAATCTTATCCAAAAGAATTATCAGGAGGAGAGATAAGAAGAATAATAATAGCTAGAGCCTTGATGACAGACCCTAAAATTCTTATTGCAGATGAGCCAACTTCTGATTTGGATATAGAAGCAACTAAGGAAGTTATGGATTTACTAAAAAAAATTAATGAAAAGGGAACTACTGTTTTAATAGTAACTCATGAATTAGATACTCTAAAATATGGTAAGAAAGTTTATACCATGTCAGAGGGGGTATTGACAGAAGGAAGAAATTTGTAA
- a CDS encoding ATP-binding cassette domain-containing protein, producing MKNILEVKNLSYSFGNNPILKDINIHVNENEIVAIVGSSGVGKSTLFNLIAGVLKKQTGEITINGSDDYIGKVAYMLQKDLLFEHKTIINNVILPLIIAKVNKKKALEEGNKILKQFNLDKYANKYPQQLSGGMRQRVALIRTYMFKRKIFLLDEAFSALDAITKKELHKWYLDLKKEFNLTTLLITHDIEEAVFLSDRIYILGNKPGEIIGEIKIEINPNEDIDVQRLFYKKEILNIMNIE from the coding sequence ATGAAAAATATATTAGAGGTTAAAAATTTATCTTATTCTTTTGGAAATAATCCTATCCTAAAAGATATAAATATTCATGTCAATGAAAATGAAATAGTTGCCATTGTTGGTAGTAGTGGAGTTGGGAAATCTACTCTTTTTAACTTAATTGCTGGTGTTTTAAAAAAACAAACAGGAGAAATCACTATCAATGGTAGTGATGATTATATAGGTAAGGTTGCATATATGTTGCAAAAAGATTTACTTTTTGAACATAAAACTATAATTAATAATGTAATTTTACCTTTGATCATAGCAAAAGTTAATAAAAAAAAGGCTCTTGAAGAAGGAAATAAAATTTTAAAGCAATTCAACTTAGATAAATATGCCAATAAATATCCTCAACAATTAAGTGGTGGGATGAGACAGAGGGTAGCTCTTATTAGAACTTATATGTTTAAAAGAAAAATTTTTCTTTTAGATGAAGCCTTTTCTGCTCTTGATGCTATAACTAAAAAAGAATTACATAAATGGTATCTTGATTTAAAAAAAGAGTTTAATTTGACAACATTGCTTATAACCCACGATATTGAAGAAGCTGTATTTTTAAGTGATAGAATTTATATCTTGGGAAATAAACCAGGGGAAATCATTGGAGAGATTAAAATTGAAATTAATCCTAATGAAGATATAGATGTTCAAAGATTATTTTATAAGAAAGAAATTTTAAATATTATGAATATTGAGTAG
- a CDS encoding AAA family ATPase — protein sequence MKRIPIGLSDFKHLIEEDFYYFDKTNFIEQVIQDGAQVKLFTRPRRFGKTLNMSMLKYFFDIKEAEENRKLFKNLYIEKTNSFKEQGKYPVIFLSLKDLKATTWEEMEKDIKSTIASLFLEYEDLYYELGEFDKPLFKKIAIKEVDIENLKDALKVLVKILYKKYNEKVVVLIDEYDSPLVSAYINGYYEKVKNFFKTFYSTVLKDNTCLQMGVLTGIIRVIKAGIFSDLNNLRTYTILSDDYTDSYGLTEKEVEKSLKDYGLEYEISKVKDWYDGYKFGDSEVYNPWSILNFLQDKELRAYWVDTSGNDLIKNVLKMTNKNIITALERLFNGEGLRQNLSGTSDLSKILSDDEIWELLLFSGYLTIEEKIDQDNYILRLPNKEVKSLFRKTFIETYIARGSKLSFLMESLIGNKIEDYEENLQEILLTSVSYNDTKKGNEAFYHGLIMGMGLYLEGEYITKSNIESGLGRYDFSVEPKNKNKRAFIMEFKSTDSVEKLEEVSKEALEQIENKKYDISLKQNGIKEITYIGIAFCGKQIKMSYKSE from the coding sequence ATGAAAAGAATACCAATAGGACTAAGTGATTTTAAACATCTAATAGAAGAAGATTTTTATTATTTTGATAAAACAAATTTTATAGAACAAGTAATACAAGATGGAGCACAGGTAAAATTATTTACTAGACCTAGAAGATTTGGAAAAACATTAAATATGTCTATGTTAAAATATTTCTTTGATATAAAAGAAGCAGAAGAAAATAGAAAACTATTTAAAAATTTATATATAGAAAAGACAAATTCTTTTAAAGAACAAGGGAAATATCCAGTAATATTTTTATCATTAAAAGATTTAAAAGCAACAACTTGGGAAGAAATGGAAAAAGATATAAAGTCAACTATTGCAAGTTTGTTTTTAGAATACGAGGATTTATACTATGAATTAGGGGAATTTGATAAACCTTTATTTAAAAAAATTGCTATCAAAGAGGTTGATATAGAAAATTTAAAAGATGCATTAAAAGTTTTAGTAAAAATTTTATATAAAAAATATAATGAAAAAGTAGTAGTATTGATAGATGAATACGATAGTCCATTGGTATCAGCTTATATAAATGGATATTATGAAAAAGTTAAAAATTTCTTCAAGACTTTTTATAGTACAGTGCTAAAAGATAATACTTGTTTACAAATGGGAGTTTTAACTGGAATAATAAGAGTAATAAAAGCTGGGATATTCTCAGATTTGAATAATTTAAGAACTTATACAATATTAAGTGATGACTATACAGATAGTTATGGCTTAACAGAAAAAGAAGTAGAGAAAAGTTTAAAAGATTATGGACTTGAATATGAAATATCAAAGGTAAAAGATTGGTATGATGGATATAAATTTGGAGATAGTGAAGTATACAACCCTTGGAGTATATTAAATTTTTTACAAGATAAAGAATTAAGAGCTTATTGGGTAGATACATCAGGAAATGATTTAATAAAAAATGTGTTAAAAATGACAAATAAAAACATAATAACAGCCTTAGAAAGATTATTTAATGGAGAAGGATTAAGACAAAATTTATCAGGAACATCAGATTTATCAAAAATATTAAGTGATGATGAGATATGGGAGTTATTATTATTTAGTGGATATTTAACAATAGAAGAAAAAATAGATCAGGATAACTATATATTAAGATTACCAAATAAAGAAGTAAAAAGTTTATTTAGAAAAACCTTTATAGAAACATATATTGCAAGAGGAAGTAAATTATCATTTTTAATGGAATCATTGATAGGAAATAAAATAGAAGATTATGAAGAAAACCTACAAGAAATATTATTAACTTCTGTTAGTTACAATGATACTAAAAAAGGAAATGAAGCCTTTTACCATGGGTTAATAATGGGAATGGGACTATATTTAGAGGGAGAATATATAACAAAATCCAATATAGAAAGTGGTTTAGGAAGATATGATTTTTCAGTAGAGCCAAAGAATAAAAATAAGAGAGCTTTTATAATGGAATTTAAGTCAACAGATAGTGTGGAAAAATTAGAAGAAGTATCAAAAGAAGCATTAGAACAGATAGAAAATAAAAAATATGATATATCATTGAAGCAAAATGGGATAAAAGAGATAACATATATAGGTATAGCATTTTGTGGAAAACAAATTAAAATGAGTTATAAAAGTGAATAA
- a CDS encoding ABC transporter permease → MKNFISKHISFISIIILIAIWQVCGNLGLLPKFIFPTPLEIANAFVRDRALFLFHFKITMLEALIGLSLGILIASLLAIIMDSFEILNRIVYPLLIFTQTIPTIALAPILVLWLGYDMTPKIVLIVINTTFPIVISILDGFRHCDKDAIQLLKLMNASRWQILYHVKIPTALTYFYAGLRVSVSYAFISAVVSEWLGGFEGLGVFMIRAKKAFDYDTMFAIIILVSAISLISMELVKRSEKKFIKWKYLEEEENEED, encoded by the coding sequence ATGAAAAACTTTATTAGTAAACATATAAGTTTTATTAGTATTATAATTTTAATAGCTATTTGGCAAGTTTGTGGAAATTTAGGATTGCTTCCAAAATTTATTTTTCCAACTCCACTTGAAATTGCTAATGCCTTTGTAAGAGATAGAGCACTATTTTTATTTCATTTTAAAATAACTATGCTTGAAGCCCTTATAGGACTTAGTTTAGGAATTTTAATTGCAAGTCTTTTAGCAATAATTATGGATAGTTTTGAAATACTAAATAGAATAGTTTATCCACTGCTAATTTTTACACAGACTATACCAACAATAGCTCTTGCTCCAATACTTGTACTTTGGCTTGGTTATGATATGACACCAAAAATTGTTTTGATAGTTATAAACACAACCTTTCCCATTGTCATAAGTATACTTGATGGATTTAGGCACTGTGATAAAGATGCTATTCAACTTTTAAAACTTATGAATGCAAGTAGGTGGCAAATTCTTTACCATGTAAAAATTCCAACTGCTCTTACATATTTTTACGCAGGTTTAAGAGTTAGTGTTTCTTATGCTTTTATTTCAGCTGTTGTATCTGAATGGCTTGGAGGCTTTGAAGGACTTGGAGTTTTTATGATAAGAGCAAAAAAGGCTTTTGATTACGATACTATGTTTGCAATAATAATTTTAGTTTCAGCTATAAGTTTAATCAGTATGGAACTTGTAAAAAGAAGTGAAAAGAAATTTATTAAATGGAAATATTTAGAGGAGGAAGAAAATGAAGAAGATTAA
- a CDS encoding dihydrofolate reductase, with amino-acid sequence MGKKYYKNLKLIVCVGKDNLIGDRTPDENSNGMLWHIKEELIYFKNKTIGNTVLFGGTTAKYVPIELMKKNREVIVLHRNMNVPKLIEDLTLQNKTIFIAGGYSIYKYFLDNFEIDEIFLSKIKDSVEVKKAVEPLYFPNIEDYGYKIVDKKDYEEFIAYVYKK; translated from the coding sequence ATGGGAAAGAAATACTATAAAAATTTAAAGTTAATAGTTTGTGTGGGAAAAGATAATTTAATTGGAGACAGAACCCCTGATGAAAATAGTAATGGTATGTTATGGCATATAAAAGAAGAGCTTATTTATTTTAAAAATAAAACTATTGGGAATACAGTTTTATTTGGAGGAACAACTGCAAAATATGTTCCTATTGAGCTTATGAAAAAAAATAGAGAAGTAATAGTTCTTCATAGAAATATGAATGTACCTAAATTAATAGAAGATTTAACTTTGCAAAATAAAACTATTTTTATTGCAGGAGGATATAGTATATATAAATATTTTTTGGATAATTTTGAAATTGATGAAATTTTTCTTTCAAAAATAAAAGATAGTGTGGAAGTAAAAAAAGCAGTTGAACCACTATATTTTCCAAATATAGAAGATTATGGATACAAAATAGTAGATAAAAAAGATTATGAAGAATTTATAGCTTATGTATACAAAAAATAG
- the ctlX gene encoding citrulline utilization hydrolase CtlX → MKKNITNKILMVRPASFAFNEQTAVNNHYQKLDNKPAQEIQNNALIEFNNMVEKLKKIGIDVRVMQDTKEPHTPDSIFPNNWFSTHYSNTVVLYPMFAENRRLERTDNLYDYFDKADDLNIVDYSNLEKENIFLEGTGALVLDRKNKKAYCSLSERANEKLLDIFCEDAGYKKIAFHSYQTVDGKRKPIYHTNVMMAMGENYAILCTDSIDNLEERENVIRELKNDGKEIVYISEFQVDHFLGNTIELVNNENVNICVMSATAYSVLTNEQKNIIEKYDVIVPVDVHTIERYGGGSARCMIAELFI, encoded by the coding sequence ATGAAAAAAAATATCACAAATAAAATATTAATGGTAAGACCTGCTTCTTTTGCTTTTAATGAACAAACAGCAGTGAATAATCATTATCAAAAATTAGATAATAAACCTGCCCAAGAAATTCAAAATAATGCTTTAATTGAATTTAACAATATGGTTGAAAAATTGAAAAAAATAGGAATAGATGTTAGAGTTATGCAAGATACAAAAGAACCACATACACCTGACAGTATATTCCCTAATAATTGGTTTTCAACTCATTATTCTAATACTGTTGTTCTATATCCTATGTTTGCAGAGAATAGAAGACTTGAAAGAACTGATAATCTTTATGATTATTTTGACAAGGCAGATGATTTGAATATTGTTGACTATTCTAACTTAGAAAAAGAAAATATTTTCCTTGAAGGAACAGGAGCTCTTGTATTAGATAGAAAAAATAAAAAAGCATATTGTTCTCTATCTGAAAGAGCAAATGAAAAACTTTTAGATATTTTCTGTGAAGATGCTGGCTATAAAAAAATAGCTTTTCACTCTTATCAAACTGTTGATGGAAAGAGAAAACCTATATATCATACAAATGTTATGATGGCTATGGGAGAAAATTATGCTATTCTATGTACTGATAGTATTGATAATTTAGAAGAAAGAGAAAATGTTATAAGAGAATTGAAAAATGATGGCAAAGAAATTGTTTATATAAGTGAATTTCAAGTTGATCATTTTTTAGGAAACACAATAGAACTTGTCAATAATGAAAATGTAAATATCTGTGTTATGTCTGCAACTGCTTATTCTGTATTAACTAATGAGCAAAAAAATATAATTGAAAAATATGATGTCATTGTTCCAGTTGATGTACATACCATTGAAAGATATGGTGGTGGCTCTGCTAGATGTATGATAGCAGAATTATTTATTTAA
- a CDS encoding ABC transporter substrate-binding protein — protein MKKIKYLLFVIFAIFMLVACGEKKEEAKTEAPVELKKVDFLLDWVPNTNHTGLYVAKEKGYFAEEGIDLDIKQPANESTSDLIINNKAPMGVYFQDYMSSKLAKGAPITAIAAIIENNTSGIITNKKLNINSPKELAGHKYGTWDIPIELNMLQFIMEKDGGDFSKVELVPNTDDNSITPLSNGVFDAAPVYYAWDKIMGDSLGIETNFFYYKDYAPELNFYSPVIIANNDYLKDNKEEAKKILRAIKKGYQYAMEHPEEAAEILIKYAPELENKKAMIIESQKYLATQYASNKDKWGYIDPARWNAFYNWLNEKGLTKNPIPENTGFSNDYLE, from the coding sequence ATGAAGAAGATTAAGTATTTATTGTTTGTAATTTTTGCAATTTTTATGTTAGTTGCCTGTGGAGAAAAAAAGGAAGAAGCTAAAACAGAAGCACCTGTTGAGTTAAAAAAAGTTGATTTTCTACTTGATTGGGTTCCTAATACTAACCACACCGGACTTTATGTTGCTAAGGAAAAAGGATATTTTGCAGAAGAAGGAATTGATTTAGATATCAAACAACCTGCTAATGAAAGTACTTCTGATTTGATTATCAACAATAAAGCACCTATGGGAGTTTATTTTCAAGATTATATGTCATCTAAATTAGCAAAGGGAGCTCCTATAACTGCTATTGCTGCAATTATTGAAAATAATACTTCTGGAATAATAACTAATAAAAAATTAAATATCAATAGTCCAAAAGAATTAGCAGGACATAAATATGGTACTTGGGACATACCAATAGAACTTAATATGTTACAATTTATTATGGAAAAAGATGGTGGAGATTTCTCAAAAGTTGAGCTTGTTCCTAACACTGATGATAACTCAATAACTCCTCTTTCAAATGGAGTTTTTGATGCAGCACCTGTTTATTATGCTTGGGATAAAATTATGGGAGATAGTTTAGGAATAGAAACTAATTTCTTTTACTATAAAGATTATGCTCCTGAATTAAATTTCTATTCACCTGTAATTATTGCTAACAATGATTATTTAAAAGATAATAAAGAAGAAGCTAAAAAAATATTAAGGGCTATTAAAAAAGGTTATCAATATGCTATGGAACACCCAGAAGAAGCTGCTGAAATTTTAATAAAATATGCTCCTGAACTTGAAAATAAAAAAGCTATGATTATAGAATCTCAAAAATATTTAGCAACTCAATATGCTAGTAATAAAGATAAATGGGGATATATAGATCCAGCTCGTTGGAATGCTTTCTATAACTGGTTAAATGAAAAAGGATTAACTAAAAATCCTATCCCTGAAAATACAGGTTTCTCAAATGATTATTTAGAATAA